One genomic segment of Amycolatopsis sp. WQ 127309 includes these proteins:
- a CDS encoding ABC transporter permease — protein sequence MSTQVMVRRNFKHIARNPTSVFNAVLMPIVIMLMFVYMLGDAFSVGVDYVDYATPGLMLLAVCYGLGATATSVNSDMTKGIINRFKVMDVSRGAVLTGHVVASVLTNLVAIAALVGVAFLLGFRTSASLLDWLGVAGIVVLLGVAAGWFTVALGLAAKSPETAGLATVPLVMLPFFSSAIVPAEKMGPGLRQFAEYQPFTPIIETLRGLLNGAPAAADVIPALAWCAGIAVVGYLWARATFKKRA from the coding sequence ATGAGCACCCAGGTCATGGTGCGCCGCAACTTCAAGCACATCGCCCGGAACCCGACGTCGGTGTTCAACGCGGTGCTGATGCCGATCGTGATCATGCTGATGTTCGTGTACATGCTCGGCGACGCGTTCAGCGTCGGCGTCGACTACGTGGACTACGCGACGCCGGGGCTGATGCTGCTGGCCGTCTGCTACGGCCTGGGAGCGACCGCGACGTCGGTGAACTCCGACATGACGAAGGGCATCATCAACCGCTTCAAGGTCATGGACGTCTCCCGCGGCGCGGTGCTGACCGGGCACGTCGTCGCCAGCGTGCTGACGAACCTGGTCGCCATCGCGGCGCTCGTCGGGGTGGCGTTCCTGCTGGGGTTCCGCACGTCGGCGAGCCTGCTCGACTGGCTCGGCGTCGCCGGGATCGTCGTGCTGCTGGGCGTCGCGGCGGGCTGGTTCACCGTCGCGCTGGGGCTGGCGGCGAAGTCCCCGGAGACGGCCGGGCTGGCCACCGTGCCGCTGGTCATGCTGCCGTTCTTCAGCAGCGCGATCGTGCCGGCCGAGAAGATGGGCCCGGGCCTGCGGCAGTTCGCGGAGTACCAGCCGTTCACGCCGATCATCGAGACCCTGCGCGGCCTGCTCAACGGCGCCCCGGCGGCGGCCGACGTGATCCCGGCCCTGGCCTGGTGCGCCGGGATCGCGGTGGTCGGCTACCTCTGGGCGCGAGCGACGTTCAAGAAGCGGGCTTGA
- a CDS encoding HAMP domain-containing sensor histidine kinase, with translation MPGRRPGPSARLKLTLGYAGILLLTGAVLLVVVWVFLLRYVPDNDRGLLGIAPNRYLLVRVFFPAAATAMGALVVVGLVGGWVLAGRMLAPLTRIADAARLASRGSLSHRIRLEGRKDEFRDLADVVDVMLGRLESHVAEQRRFAANASHELRTPLAISKTLLDVARTDPTRDRSELVERLHAVNARAIDLTEALLLLSRGERGSFTREPVDLSLIAEEAAETLLPLAEQRGITLDVTGEPARSAGSAELLLRMLTNLVQNAIVHNLPDGGTVTVRTEAKRYASVLRVENTGRVLPADLVPTLTEPFQRDTRRTRTDEHAGVGLGLAIVHSIVRAHDGHLELTPRTGGGLLVTVRLPETGRGHG, from the coding sequence GTGCCGGGTAGGCGTCCGGGGCCGAGCGCCCGCCTGAAGCTCACCCTCGGCTACGCCGGGATCCTCCTGCTCACCGGCGCCGTCCTGCTGGTCGTGGTGTGGGTGTTCCTGCTGCGCTACGTCCCCGACAACGACCGGGGCCTGCTCGGCATCGCCCCCAACCGCTACCTCCTGGTGCGCGTCTTCTTCCCCGCCGCGGCCACCGCGATGGGCGCCCTGGTCGTGGTCGGCCTCGTCGGCGGCTGGGTGCTCGCCGGCCGGATGCTCGCGCCGCTCACCCGGATCGCGGACGCGGCGCGGCTGGCCTCGCGGGGATCGCTGTCGCACCGGATCCGCCTGGAGGGCCGCAAAGACGAGTTCCGCGACCTCGCCGACGTCGTCGACGTCATGCTCGGGCGGCTCGAATCCCACGTCGCCGAGCAGCGGCGGTTCGCCGCCAACGCCTCGCACGAGCTGCGCACCCCGCTGGCGATCTCAAAAACGCTCCTCGACGTCGCCCGCACCGACCCCACCCGGGACCGGAGCGAGCTCGTCGAACGCCTCCACGCCGTCAACGCGCGGGCGATCGACCTCACCGAGGCGCTCCTGCTGCTCAGCCGCGGCGAGCGCGGGAGCTTCACCCGCGAGCCCGTCGACCTCTCGCTCATCGCCGAAGAGGCCGCCGAGACGCTGCTTCCGCTCGCCGAACAGCGCGGGATCACGCTCGACGTCACCGGCGAGCCGGCCCGGAGCGCCGGCTCCGCGGAGCTGTTGCTGCGGATGCTGACGAACCTCGTGCAGAACGCCATCGTCCACAACCTCCCCGACGGCGGCACCGTGACGGTCCGCACGGAAGCGAAGCGCTACGCGAGCGTGCTGCGGGTCGAGAACACGGGCCGGGTGCTGCCCGCGGACCTGGTGCCGACGCTCACCGAGCCGTTCCAGCGCGACACCCGGCGCACCCGCACCGACGAGCACGCGGGCGTCGGCCTCGGGCTGGCGATCGTGCACAGCATCGTCCGGGCCCACGACGGGCACCTGGAGCTGACCCCCCGCACGGGCGGCGGCCTGCTGGTCACGGTCCGCCTCCCCGAGACCGGCCGGGGACACGGCTGA
- a CDS encoding ATP-binding cassette domain-containing protein, translating to MTAIEVSGLRKAFKDKVVLDGVGFDVPEGTVFSLLGPNGAGKTTTVNVLTTLMKADGGTVRVGGHDAGTEAKAVRARIGVTGQFAAVDELLTGRENLQLMADLKRADGRVVTELLDRFDLTESAGELASTYSGGMRRKLDLAMTLVGDPRIIFLDEPTTGLDPRSRRTMWTIIRELVDGGVTIFLTTQYLEEADRLADRIAVLDQGKLVAQGTPDELKHRLPGTHVRLRFTTAAELDAAARIFPGATRDDEALALRVPSDGGTHSLRALLDRLDEYAVGAEGFSVHTPDLDDVFLALTGHNTKVTVK from the coding sequence GTGACGGCGATCGAGGTTTCCGGGCTGCGCAAGGCGTTCAAGGACAAGGTCGTGCTCGACGGCGTCGGCTTCGACGTCCCCGAGGGCACGGTCTTCTCCCTGCTCGGCCCGAACGGCGCGGGCAAGACGACCACGGTGAACGTGCTGACCACGCTGATGAAGGCCGACGGCGGGACGGTCCGCGTCGGCGGGCACGACGCCGGGACCGAGGCCAAGGCCGTGCGCGCCCGGATCGGTGTCACCGGGCAGTTCGCGGCGGTCGACGAGCTGCTGACGGGCCGGGAGAACCTGCAGCTGATGGCCGACCTGAAGCGGGCGGACGGCCGGGTCGTCACCGAGCTGCTCGACCGGTTCGACCTGACGGAGTCGGCGGGCGAACTCGCGTCGACCTACTCCGGCGGCATGCGCCGGAAGCTGGACCTGGCGATGACGCTCGTCGGCGACCCGCGGATCATCTTCCTGGACGAGCCGACGACCGGCCTGGACCCGCGCAGCCGCCGGACGATGTGGACGATCATCCGCGAGCTGGTCGACGGCGGCGTGACCATCTTCCTCACCACCCAGTACCTCGAGGAAGCCGATCGGCTCGCCGACCGGATCGCGGTGCTGGACCAGGGAAAGCTCGTCGCCCAGGGCACGCCCGACGAGCTCAAGCACCGGCTTCCCGGCACGCACGTCCGGCTCCGGTTCACCACCGCCGCCGAACTGGACGCCGCCGCGCGGATCTTCCCCGGCGCCACGCGCGACGACGAAGCGCTGGCCCTGCGGGTGCCCAGTGACGGCGGGACGCACTCGCTGCGGGCCCTGCTCGACCGGCTCGACGAGTACGCGGTCGGTGCCGAGGGGTTCTCCGTCCACACGCCGGACCTCGACGACGTCTTCCTCGCCCTGACGGGCCACAACACGAAGGTGACCGTGAAATGA